From Apium graveolens cultivar Ventura chromosome 9, ASM990537v1, whole genome shotgun sequence, the proteins below share one genomic window:
- the LOC141683543 gene encoding UDP-glucuronate 4-epimerase 3-like, protein MTQLKPILSHLDSIPSTPGKFKPEKSFSYFYRVRLQSKLTLWSFIFIVAIVFFVLISPAPAPETTRRSLQTAGKNAGSGWENQVRVSARSKTGRVVLVTGAAGFVGTHVSAALKRRGDGVVGLDNFNKYYEIALKESRKLLLEKAGIFVVKGDINDGGLLRKLFETVSFTHVMHLAAQAGVRYAMKNPSSYIQSNIAGFVNLLEVCKSSNPQPAVIWASSSSVYGLNSKVPFSEKDRTDQPASLYAATKKAGEEIAHSYNHIYGLSLTGLRFFTVYGPWGRPDMAYFFFTKNILKGKSITIFEGVDHGTVARDFTYIDDVVKGCVAALDTAKKSTGSGGKKNGAAQFRIFNLGNTSPVPVSKLVSILEKHLKVKAKKKVVTMPRNGDVPFTHANISLASKELGYKPTTDLEAGLKKFVKWYLNYYDSKKKHASW, encoded by the coding sequence ATGACGCAATTGAAGCCGATATTGTCTCATCTCGACTCAATTCCGTCAACTCCGGGGAAGTTTAAGCCGGAAAAGTCGTTTTCGTACTTTTACAGGGTTCGATTACAGTCAAAGCTCACTCTTTGGTCGTTTATTTTCATTGTGGCGATTGTTTTCTTTGTTTTGATCTCGCCGGCGCCGGCACCGGAGACGACTCGTCGGAGCCTTCAAACGGCCGGAAAAAACGCCGGGTCGGGTTGGGAGAATCAGGTCCGGGTTTCGGCCCGGTCGAAAACGGGTCGGGTTGTGCTGGTGACCGGAGCGGCGGGGTTCGTCGGAACTCATGTGTCGGCGGCGTTGAAGCGGCGAGGTGATGGTGTGGTTGGGTTGGacaattttaataaatattacgAAATTGCCCTTAAGGAATCGAGGAAATTACTGTTGGAGAAAGCTGGGATTTTTGTGGTGAAAGGGGATATAAATGACGGTGGGTTGTTGCGAAAGCTTTTCGAGACGGTGTCGTTTACTCATGTGATGCATTTAGCTGCTCAAGCTGGTGTTAGGTATGCTATGAAAAACCCTAGCTCttatattcaaagtaatattgCTGGTTTTGTGAATTTATTAGAAGTTTGCAAGTCATCGAACCCTCAACCTGCGGTAATTTGGGCGTCTTCGAGTTCGGTTTACGGGTTGAACTCGAAGGTGCCTTTTTCAGAAAAAGATAGGACTGATCAACCTGCTAGTTTATATGCTGCTACTAAGAAAGCTGGTGAAGAAATTGCGCATAGTTATAATCATATTTACGGGTTGTCGTTAACGGGGTTACGGTTTTTTACTGTTTACGGGCCGTGGGGTAGACCTGATATGGCGTATTTCTTTTTTACGAAGAATATACTCAAGGGGAAGTCGATTACGATTTTTGAGGGTGTTGATCATGGGACTGTTGCGAGGGATTTTACGTATATTGATGATGTGGTGAAGGGGTGTGTGGCTGCATTGGATACAGCGAAGAAGAGTACGGGGAGTGGTGGGAAGAAGAATGGGGCGGCACAGTTTAGGATTTTTAATTTGGGGAATACGTCGCCTGTGCCTGTTAGTAAGCTTGTGAGTATATTGGAGAAGCATTTGAAGGTGAAGGCGAAGAAGAAAGTGGTGACTATGCCTAGAAATGGGGATGTGCCGTTTACGCATGCCAATATTAGTTTGGCTAGTAAGGAGCTAGGCTATAAGCCTACAACTGATCTAGAAGCTGGGTTGAAGAAGTTTGTTAAGTGGTATCTCAATTACTATGACTCCAAGAAGAAGCATGCTAGCTGGTAA